From one Lycium ferocissimum isolate CSIRO_LF1 chromosome 5, AGI_CSIRO_Lferr_CH_V1, whole genome shotgun sequence genomic stretch:
- the LOC132055936 gene encoding uncharacterized protein LOC132055936 isoform X2, whose product MSFLTGAPKNSWQPAMTVDTTTSDYWFNWRVTLCSIWIFASVVFASILITKYEGPRGSRNRSREEEKESPGLLYEDEVWKPCLKTIHPGWLLGYRIVAFLILLLLLILNVAVDGGELFYYYTQWTFTLITIYFGLGSVLSMYGCYQYHNTVGGDGTDNERLDAEYGLRRLSMNVESSSSENAAKQVGVNAEQSSRQIADIWGYVFQIIFQMNAGAITLTDCVFWFILVPFLTIRGYNLNFWIINMHSINVVFLLGDTALNSLRFPWFRIGYFFLWTAVYVAFQWAVHACISIWWPYPFLDLSSSFSPLWYSSVAVMHIPCYGVFVLVMKLKHHLLKKWFPHSYQCAG is encoded by the exons ATGAGTTTTCTAACAGGAGCTCCCAAAAATTCATGGCAACCAGCTATGACTGTGGATACAACAACATCAGATTACTGGTTCAACTGGAGGGTTACGTTGTGCTCCATTTGGATTTTTGCTTCTGTGGTTTTTGCATCCATTCTCATAACAAAGTACGAAGGTCCTCGCGGTTCAAGAAATAGGAGCagagaagaggagaaagaaTCCCCTGGCCTTTTGTATGAAGATGAAGTTTGGAAGCCATGTCTCAAAACTATACATCCTGGTTGGCTTCTTGGATATAGAATCGTCGCCTTTTTAATTCTCTTGTTATTGCTAATCCTAAATGTTGCTGTTGATGGAGGGGAACTCTTTTACTACTATACACA GTGGACATTCACATTGATTACAATCTATTTTGGG CTTGGATCAGTGCTCTCAATGTATGGATGTTACCAATATCACAATACAGTTGGTGGCGATGGAACTGATAATGAGAGGCTAGACGCTGAGTATGGTTTGCGAAGATTGTCTATGAATGTGGAAAGTAGCAGCAGTGAAAATGCTGCAAAACAGGTGGGGGTAAATGCAGAACAGAGTTCTCGCCAAATTGCTGATATCTGGGGATACGTTTTTCAGATTATTTTCCAG ATGAATGCAGGAGCGATAACGCTTACTGACTGCGTCTTCTGGTTCATACTTGTTCCATTTCTGACCATCAGAGGTTATAATTTGAATTTT TGGATAATAAACATGCATTCAATCAATGTAGTGTTTCTACTTGGTGATACAGCTCTCAACAGTTTA CGTTTCCCTTGGTTTCGAATTGGATATTTCTTTCTGTGGACAGCAGTTTATGTTGCTTTTCAATGGGCAGTCCATGCCTGCATCtcaatttg GTGGCCTTATCCATTTCTTGATctgtcatcttctttttctcctctgtG GTATTCATCCGTGGCGGTGATGCACATACCATGCTATGGAgtatttgttttggttatgaaactGAAACACCATTTGTTAAAGAAATGGTTTCCCCACTCTTATCAGTGTGCAGGATG A
- the LOC132055934 gene encoding large ribosomal subunit protein eL42 codes for MVNVPKTKKTYCKSKDCKKHTLHKVTQYKKGKDSLAAQGKRRYDRKQSGYGGQTKPVFHKKAKTTKKIVLRLQCQGCKHVSQHPIKRCKHFEIGGDKKGKGTSLF; via the exons ATG GTGAACGTTCCTAAGACAAAGAAGACCTACTGCAAGTCCAAGGACTGCAAAAAACACACCTTGCACAAGGTCACACAATACAAGAAAGGGAAAGATAGTTTGGCTGCTCAGGGAAAGCGTCGTTATGACAGGAAGCAATCTGGTTATGGTGGTCAGACAAAGCCCGTCTTCCACAAAAAG GCTAAGACTACAAAGAAGATTGTGTTGAGGTTGCAATGCCAAGGCTGCAAACATGTCTCACAGCACCCAATCAAG AGGTGCAAGCATTTTGAAATTGGTGGGGACAAGAAAGGAAAGGGAACATCTCTTTTCTAG
- the LOC132057541 gene encoding uncharacterized protein LOC132057541: MGEGTDKKLSSVVTSPCDPLEIMDDSELIGSMENSNKLFISTNSCESAEYKNSELVGKEIESFEISGGSLEIKPLGIEDNLELCGDVKTMGGSSLQSGIETGGAEIIRCSDESETSSKYEHSDGEDSMFGGSTNDEKNFNFYYRREVQGSHEENDKNENKLVMSSAVAFGSDDWDDFMQENGEFTLSSMVHEEFQPENSPNIRSENGCLNTASTAIVECSSVGLGMPKEDDLPSNHIQAGDELTNYPTTCSVDPSSPLNNGKSEHVENDKAMLITNNQIQHINESAKFLEQSSASKLFKQDKSPDVQLEEVPMKEDLKIEHDEWEVKHQDAYNEEVIHVRDGLVSKKVELNHKSLFLDHLSHLDKNEYHSSAEPFKDVKLELSADQSSSTSLASVANDHTNAKSTSLSVGCSEDHLVSTKTQNLELNELYDELVHDMEEILLESSESLGYNFGNKIYQSYIPLPSRDGGSTASTSVTHDAYAVIQHPLRFDRVEVIGARQKKGDVSLSERLVGVREYTVYRIRVWSGEDNWEVEKRYRDFSALYRRLKKLFADQGRILPPVWSSVEQESQKIFRSASPDVIADRSVLIQECLNSFLQSRFPTGALNAVFCFLSLSKDLPSSPTRDTNVLQSPSTSRSRIRENGSSLGKTISLIVNKRPYKSHKQLLDEQHYSCAGCYKNFDDGKTRIQELVQTLGWGKPRFCEYSGHLYCSSCHTNDMAILPARILHLWDFNQYPVSQLAKSYLDSIHDQPMLCVSAVNPLLFSKVPALQHVTDIRKRIGTMLPFVRCPFRRSIYKGVGSRRYLLESNDFFSLRDLVDLSKGVFAALPVMVETISRKILEHIAEQCLICCDVGIPCNARQACDDPSSLIFPFQEGEIERCKSCQSVFHRHCFKRISSCPCGTQFKPEQEGNTNRGSPSDNSVKDLSLDMPGKRADFSMRLFSGLFSKVRSLKSSEGGEQRPEDKNTVIVMGTLPMTNL, translated from the exons ATGGGAGAGGGGACAGATAAGAAGTTATCTTCTGTGGTCACCTCTCCTTGTGATCCACTGGAAATCATGGATGACAGCGAACTTATAGGCAGCATGGAAAATAGTAATAAATTGTTCATATCAACAAATTCTTGTGAATCTGCAGAATATAAGAATAGTGAACTAGTtggaaaagaaattgaaagctTCGAGATTAGTGGGGgttctttggaaatcaaaccTTTGGGGATTGAAGATAATTTGGAGTTATGTGGGGATGTTAAAACTATGGGAGGGTCAAGTTTGCAATCTGGTATAGAAACCGGTGGAGCTGAGATTATAAGATGTTCGGATGAAAGTGAGACGTCGTCAAAGTACGAGCATTCAGATGGCGAGGACTCGATGTTTGGAGGAAGCACTAATGATGAGAAgaactttaatttttattatagaagagAGGTACAGGGCTCTCATGAAGAAAATGacaagaatgaaaataagttgGTTATGAGTTCCGCAGTGGCGTTTGGTTCAGATGATTGGGATGATTTCATGCAGGAAAATGGAGAGTTTACTCTCTCTTCAATGGTGCATGAAGAATTTCAACCTGAAAACTCGCCTAATATTAGAAGTGAAAATGGATGTTTGAATACTGCTAGTACTGCCATCGTTGAGTGTTCTAGTGTTGGTTTAGGAATGCCTAAAGAAGATGACCTTCCAAGTAATCACATCCAAGCTGGTGATGAATTAACCAACTACCCTACTACCTGTTCTGTCGACCCTTCGAGTCCTTTGAACAATGGTAAATCTGAGCATGTCGAAAACGACAAAGCCATGCTTATTACAAACAATCAAATCCAACACATTAATGAATCAGCAAAGTTCCTTGAGCAGTCTTCTGCTTCCAAATTGTTTAAACAGGACAAAAGTCCGGATGTACAGCTAGAAGAAGTTCCTATGAAAGAGGATCTAAAAATTGAACATGATGAATGGGAAGTGAAACATCAAGATGCCTATAATGAGGAAGTAATTCATGTCCGTGATGGTCTTGTTTCCAAAAAAGTGGAGCTAAATCACAAAAGCTTATTCTTGGACCATCTATCTCATCTTGATAAAAACGAATATCATTCATCTGCAGAACCTTTTAAAGATGTGAAGTTAGAACTATCCGCAGACCAAAGCTCATCTACATCATTAGCATCAGTGGCTAATGATCATACAAATGCTAAAAGTACTTCCCTTTCAGTTGGCTGCTCTGAAGATCATCTTGTATCTACTAAG ACACAAAATCTCGAGTTAAATGAATTATATGACGAGCTTGTTCATGATATGGAAGAGATATTACTTGAATCTAGTGAATCTCTTGGATACAATTTTGGTAACAAGATTTATCAATCATATATACCACTTCCTTCAAGAGATGGAGGTTCTACTGCTTCTACTTCTGTTACTCATGACGCTTATGCTGTAATTCAACACCCTCTGAGATTTGACAGGGTGGAGGTCATTGGTGCAAGACAGAAGAAAGGGGATGTTTCACTTAGTGAGAGGTTAGTTGGAGTAAGAGAATATACTGTATACAGAATAAGAGTGTGGAGTGGCGAGGATAATTGGGAGGTTGAAAAACGATATCGTGATTTTTCTGCTCTCTATCGGCGGTTGAAGAAATTATTTGCAGATCAGGGCAGGATTCTTCCTCCTGTCTGGTCCTCTGTTGAACAAGAATCACAGAAGATTTTCAGAAGTGCTTCTCCAGATGTTATTGCTGATCGAAGTGTTCTTATTCAAGAGTGTTTAAATTCCTTTCTCCAGTCAAGGTTTCCTACAGGTGCCCTCAATGCTGTATTTTGTTTCTTATCTCTGTCTAAGGATCTTCCCAGTTCTCCAACTCGTGATACAAATGTACTTCAGTCTCCATCTACTTCAAGAAGCAGAATCAGAGAGAATGGTTCCAGCTTGGGAAAGACTATTTCCCTCATTGTAAATAAAAGGCCTTATAAATCGCATAAACAGTTACTAGATGAACAACACTATTCTTGTGCTGGTTGCTACAAAAATTTTGATGATGGGAAGACTCGAATACAGGAACTTGTGCAGACTCTGGGGTGGGGAAAACCTCGGTTTTGTGAATATAGTGGTCATTTGTACTGCTCTTCATGCCATACAAATGATATGGCCATCTTGCCTGCAAGGATTCTGCATCTTTGGGACTTTAATCAATACCCAGTTTCTCAGCTGGCTAAATCTTATCTGGACTCCATACACGACCAG CCAATGCTTTGTGTCAGTGCCGTCAATCCTTTGCTGTTCTCGAAGGTCCCTGCTCTGCAGCATGTCACCGATATCAGAAAAAGGATAGGAACTATGCTTCCATTTGTTCGTTGCCCTTTCCGGAGGTCCATCTACAAGGGAGTCGGATCTAGAAGATATCTTCTTGAGAGCAATGACTTCTTTTCTCTTAGGGATCTCGTCGATCTTTCCAAGGGAGTCTTTGCAG CTTTACCAGTTATGGTCGAGACTATATCAAGAAAAATTCTGGAGCATATAGCTGAGCAGTGCCTTATATGTTGTGATGTGGGTATCCCCTGTAATGCTCGGCAAGCTTGTGATGACCCTTCTTCCCTCATTTTTCCTTTCCAG GAAGGAGAAATTGAAAGATGCAAGTCTTGTCAATCAGTTTTTCACAGGCATTGCTTTAAGAGGATATCAAGTTGCCCTTGTGGTACTCAATTTAAGCCGGAGCAAGAGGGCAATACAAATAGGGGCAGCCCGAGCGACAACAGTGTGAAGGATCTTTCCTTGGACATGCCAGGAAAGAGAGCAGACTTCAGTATGAGGCTTTTTTCTGGATTATTCTCGAAGGTAAGGTCACTGAAGTCTAGCGAGGGTGGAGAACAGCGGCCTGAAGATAAGAACACTGTTATTGTAATGGGTACACTGCCAATGACCAACCTCTGA
- the LOC132055936 gene encoding uncharacterized protein LOC132055936 isoform X1 has product MSFLTGAPKNSWQPAMTVDTTTSDYWFNWRVTLCSIWIFASVVFASILITKYEGPRGSRNRSREEEKESPGLLYEDEVWKPCLKTIHPGWLLGYRIVAFLILLLLLILNVAVDGGELFYYYTQWTFTLITIYFGLGSVLSMYGCYQYHNTVGGDGTDNERLDAEYGLRRLSMNVESSSSENAAKQVGVNAEQSSRQIADIWGYVFQIIFQMNAGAITLTDCVFWFILVPFLTIRGYNLNFWIINMHSINVVFLLGDTALNSLRFPWFRIGYFFLWTAVYVAFQWAVHACISIWWPYPFLDLSSSFSPLWYSSVAVMHIPCYGVFVLVMKLKHHLLKKWFPHSYQCAG; this is encoded by the exons ATGAGTTTTCTAACAGGAGCTCCCAAAAATTCATGGCAACCAGCTATGACTGTGGATACAACAACATCAGATTACTGGTTCAACTGGAGGGTTACGTTGTGCTCCATTTGGATTTTTGCTTCTGTGGTTTTTGCATCCATTCTCATAACAAAGTACGAAGGTCCTCGCGGTTCAAGAAATAGGAGCagagaagaggagaaagaaTCCCCTGGCCTTTTGTATGAAGATGAAGTTTGGAAGCCATGTCTCAAAACTATACATCCTGGTTGGCTTCTTGGATATAGAATCGTCGCCTTTTTAATTCTCTTGTTATTGCTAATCCTAAATGTTGCTGTTGATGGAGGGGAACTCTTTTACTACTATACACA GTGGACATTCACATTGATTACAATCTATTTTGGG CTTGGATCAGTGCTCTCAATGTATGGATGTTACCAATATCACAATACAGTTGGTGGCGATGGAACTGATAATGAGAGGCTAGACGCTGAGTATGGTTTGCGAAGATTGTCTATGAATGTGGAAAGTAGCAGCAGTGAAAATGCTGCAAAACAGGTGGGGGTAAATGCAGAACAGAGTTCTCGCCAAATTGCTGATATCTGGGGATACGTTTTTCAGATTATTTTCCAG ATGAATGCAGGAGCGATAACGCTTACTGACTGCGTCTTCTGGTTCATACTTGTTCCATTTCTGACCATCAGAGGTTATAATTTGAATTTT TGGATAATAAACATGCATTCAATCAATGTAGTGTTTCTACTTGGTGATACAGCTCTCAACAGTTTA CGTTTCCCTTGGTTTCGAATTGGATATTTCTTTCTGTGGACAGCAGTTTATGTTGCTTTTCAATGGGCAGTCCATGCCTGCATCtcaatttg GTGGCCTTATCCATTTCTTGATctgtcatcttctttttctcctctgtG GTATTCATCCGTGGCGGTGATGCACATACCATGCTATGGAgtatttgttttggttatgaaactGAAACACCATTTGTTAAAGAAATGGTTTCCCCACTCTTATCAGTGTGCAGGATGA